One window of Candidatus Microthrix subdominans genomic DNA carries:
- a CDS encoding Mrp/NBP35 family ATP-binding protein has protein sequence MAPASPITRDDVIEALRPVEDPELHRSIVDLNMVRDIQIELPVVSVLIALTIPGCPLKAEIQRRVSEAVTSLAGVDELKLEFTSMTDGERAALREQLQGDPAATAGSQQGHGHAEGRAISFAQPGNRTRVLLIASGKGGVGKSSVTTNLGIALANMGKKVGILDADVWGFSIPRMLGIEQPPTVIDSMIVPPVANGVSCISMGFFAQEDQAVIWRGPMLHKALEQFLTDVYWDEPDYLLVDLPPGTGDISLSLAQFLPRAEVFVVTTPNQAAQRVAQRSAFMSHKVNLEVKGVIENMSWFTGDDNKRYELFGAGGGQELADRLEVPLLAQIPLVSKLREGGDHGRPIMAVDPDSEASKVFESLAARVDTELAPTRRTHPELKIL, from the coding sequence ATGGCTCCAGCATCTCCCATTACCCGCGACGACGTCATCGAGGCACTGCGGCCCGTGGAGGATCCCGAGCTGCACCGTTCGATCGTCGACCTCAACATGGTTCGCGACATCCAGATCGAGCTGCCGGTTGTCTCGGTACTGATCGCCTTGACCATCCCCGGCTGCCCGCTGAAGGCCGAGATTCAGCGACGCGTGTCCGAGGCGGTCACCTCGCTGGCCGGCGTGGATGAGCTGAAGCTTGAGTTCACCTCGATGACCGACGGCGAACGGGCGGCGCTGCGAGAGCAGCTGCAGGGCGATCCGGCGGCGACCGCAGGCAGCCAGCAGGGCCACGGCCACGCCGAGGGCCGTGCGATCTCCTTCGCTCAGCCGGGCAACCGCACCCGCGTGCTGCTGATCGCCTCGGGTAAGGGCGGCGTCGGCAAGAGCTCGGTGACGACCAACCTGGGGATCGCACTGGCCAACATGGGTAAGAAGGTGGGGATTCTCGACGCCGACGTGTGGGGCTTCTCGATCCCACGCATGCTGGGCATCGAGCAGCCACCTACGGTGATCGACTCGATGATCGTGCCCCCGGTGGCCAACGGCGTGTCGTGCATCTCGATGGGCTTCTTCGCCCAAGAAGACCAGGCGGTCATCTGGCGCGGCCCGATGCTGCACAAGGCGCTGGAGCAGTTCCTGACCGACGTGTACTGGGACGAGCCCGACTACCTGCTCGTCGACCTGCCGCCGGGCACCGGTGACATCTCGCTGTCGTTGGCCCAGTTCCTCCCCCGGGCCGAGGTCTTTGTGGTGACCACGCCCAACCAGGCGGCCCAGCGGGTCGCCCAGCGCAGCGCGTTCATGAGCCACAAGGTCAACCTCGAGGTGAAGGGCGTGATCGAGAACATGTCCTGGTTCACCGGCGACGACAACAAGCGCTACGAGCTCTTCGGTGCCGGAGGTGGCCAGGAACTGGCCGATCGGCTTGAGGTGCCACTGCTCGCCCAGATCCCGTTGGTGTCGAAGCTTCGAGAGGGCGGCGACCACGGCCGGCCGATCATGGCGGTCGACCCCGATTCCGAGGCGTCGAAGGTGTTCGAGAGCCTGGCGGCTCGTGTGGACACCGAGTTGGCCCCCACCCGACGTACCCACCCGGAGCTCAAAATTCTCTAG
- a CDS encoding CopG family transcriptional regulator: MSRTQTMVQLNDDLVERLDVEAKRAGQSRSAFIRQVLSERLAELDTNAKIEQWVEGYRRIPPGTVDEWGDLEAEADDAGRRMARDLDEEERRAGFSW; encoded by the coding sequence ATGTCTCGGACGCAGACGATGGTCCAGCTCAACGACGATCTCGTCGAACGCCTCGACGTCGAGGCCAAAAGGGCCGGCCAATCCCGCTCGGCGTTCATCCGCCAGGTTCTCTCAGAGCGCCTGGCCGAGCTGGATACCAATGCCAAGATCGAGCAGTGGGTTGAGGGTTACCGCCGCATCCCGCCCGGCACCGTCGACGAGTGGGGCGACCTGGAGGCGGAGGCCGACGATGCTGGTCGTCGAATGGCCCGGGATCTCGACGAGGAAGAACGGCGGGCCGGCTTTTCATGGTGA
- a CDS encoding histidine kinase N-terminal domain-containing protein, whose protein sequence is MPEAPGDQARVPSDPVEDHLRRLAVVWGVLSDLSFADLLLYVRAGKGYLVRSQVRPTTGQTIYESDLVGVWASAAERPLVDRAWRTGRIERGDLFVEELEDWVAVQATPVTWRGEVVAVMSSEQAPPPRRQPGELERVYQAIFGRLARMITAGSFPYPPGPEDRVPREPPRVGDGLILLDGDGRVEFASPNATSALNRAGVEGQMRSTHLAEAGLDQLATRLAFRTKRPTSEEVAVGPVVIDLEVLPLLVRAEVTGAVVFLRDVSEIRQLDLLLLSKDATIREIHHRVKNNLQTISSLLRLQGRRISQPEAIRAVQESVQRIQAISVVYELLSREHRDDVDLREIVAAIVRNMDQVTGAHVKIRLAGTAGRAPSDVATPLAIIVNELIQNALDHAFPNLGEEGQAQARGVGDARSKRSRAAHEGGRQRGRRRREHRSEQRRSGAVDRVVARHRGTRRHDRDRSPASGVGWGSGGRRTGHEGRGRRRGAGPGCSEWGRPHPGATGDAPRGG, encoded by the coding sequence GTGCCCGAGGCCCCGGGCGACCAAGCGCGGGTGCCCAGCGATCCGGTCGAGGATCATTTGCGTCGCCTGGCGGTTGTGTGGGGGGTGTTGTCCGACCTGTCCTTCGCCGACCTGTTGTTGTACGTCCGGGCCGGCAAGGGCTATCTCGTTCGGTCCCAGGTGCGGCCGACCACCGGCCAGACGATCTACGAGTCCGACCTGGTGGGGGTGTGGGCCAGCGCTGCGGAGCGGCCGTTGGTCGATCGGGCCTGGCGAACGGGTCGGATCGAGCGCGGCGACCTGTTCGTCGAGGAACTCGAAGATTGGGTGGCGGTTCAGGCCACCCCGGTGACCTGGCGCGGCGAGGTGGTCGCCGTGATGTCCAGCGAGCAGGCGCCTCCGCCCCGTCGCCAACCGGGGGAACTGGAGCGCGTCTACCAGGCGATCTTCGGTCGCTTGGCCCGGATGATCACCGCGGGCTCTTTTCCCTATCCACCGGGCCCCGAGGACCGGGTGCCGCGCGAGCCGCCACGGGTCGGGGACGGCCTGATCCTGCTCGACGGCGACGGACGGGTGGAGTTCGCCTCGCCCAACGCCACTTCGGCGCTCAACCGTGCCGGGGTGGAGGGCCAGATGCGCTCCACCCATTTGGCCGAGGCGGGGCTCGATCAGCTGGCCACCCGTCTGGCGTTTCGTACCAAGCGCCCGACTTCGGAGGAGGTGGCTGTCGGTCCGGTGGTCATCGATCTCGAGGTCTTGCCGCTGTTGGTGCGCGCCGAGGTGACCGGGGCGGTCGTGTTTTTGCGTGACGTCTCCGAGATCCGCCAGCTCGACCTGTTGCTGCTCAGCAAGGACGCCACGATCCGCGAGATCCACCATCGGGTGAAGAACAACCTGCAGACGATCTCCTCGCTGCTCCGCTTGCAGGGCCGGCGCATCTCCCAACCGGAGGCGATCCGCGCCGTGCAGGAGTCGGTGCAGCGGATCCAGGCGATCTCGGTCGTCTACGAGCTGCTCAGTCGGGAACACCGCGACGACGTCGACCTGCGCGAGATCGTGGCGGCGATCGTTCGCAATATGGATCAGGTCACCGGCGCCCACGTGAAAATACGGCTGGCCGGCACCGCTGGGCGAGCACCGTCCGACGTGGCGACGCCGCTGGCCATCATCGTCAACGAGCTGATCCAGAACGCGCTCGACCACGCCTTCCCCAACCTGGGGGAGGAGGGCCAAGCCCAGGCGAGGGGTGTGGGTGACGCTCGATCGAAGCGGAGCCGAGCTGCACATGAAGGTGGTCGACAACGGGGTCGGCGTCGACGGGAGCATCGATCCGAGCAGCGGCGGTCTGGGGCTGTCGATCGTGTCGTCGCTCGTCACCGAGGAACTCGGCGGCACGATCGAGATCGGTCCCCGGCGTCAGGCGTGGGGTGGGGGAGCGGAGGCCGACGAACCGGGCACGAGGGCCGTGGTCGTCGTCGAGGTGCCGGACCTGGGTGCTCCGAGTGGGGACGACCCCACCCAGGAGCTACCGGTGATGCACCTCGGGGTGGCTAG
- a CDS encoding type II toxin-antitoxin system PemK/MazF family toxin — protein sequence MRRGEVWWFEPPRERPRPYLILTRSQATQVLTRLVAVPCTGTIRAIPTEVRLGPDDGMPQECVATLDNLRLVERGYLTQRITALSSDAMAQVCQALSFATGCD from the coding sequence GTGAGACGTGGCGAGGTCTGGTGGTTCGAGCCTCCACGAGAGCGGCCTCGCCCTTACCTGATCCTCACCCGCAGCCAGGCCACGCAGGTACTCACGCGTCTTGTCGCCGTGCCCTGCACCGGAACCATCCGAGCGATCCCCACCGAGGTACGGCTGGGCCCGGACGATGGCATGCCCCAGGAGTGTGTCGCCACGCTCGACAACCTGAGACTGGTTGAGCGGGGCTACCTGACCCAGCGAATTACCGCACTGTCGAGCGATGCCATGGCCCAGGTGTGCCAGGCCCTGTCGTTCGCAACCGGGTGCGACTGA
- a CDS encoding D-cysteine desulfhydrase family protein, which produces MSTDPTSTEPPANEPGTTDRTSTDADERTAAQVIDDARAQLATHPREHLATLPTPLEPCERLSEALGGPEIWIKRDDCTGLAMGGNKVRKLEFLMGQARAAGAARVGTFGALQSNHARQTAAAANALGLGCDLILSEMVPRVDGDYQTNGNQTLFRILGTPVHRVSDDQDTADAISSVEEAAAEAGEIVSWIPTGGSSPVGALGYVNAAIELVEQAVESEIGFHRIVSATSTAGTYAGLLAGMDLLGAGTAVTGFDTYEGAARSRAAARTLLDALGPMLDREPVPEGTVDILDGYCGDGYGIPTAEATEAIELFARTEGILLDPVYSGKAAAGLIDVVRRGLIGDDERVLFLHTGGAPGLFAYSGEFA; this is translated from the coding sequence ATGTCGACCGACCCCACCAGCACCGAGCCCCCCGCCAACGAGCCCGGCACCACCGACCGGACCTCCACCGACGCCGATGAACGGACCGCAGCGCAGGTGATCGACGACGCCCGGGCCCAACTGGCGACCCACCCCCGCGAACACCTGGCCACGCTGCCCACCCCGCTCGAGCCGTGCGAGCGGCTGAGCGAGGCGCTCGGCGGACCGGAGATCTGGATCAAACGCGACGACTGCACCGGCCTGGCGATGGGCGGCAACAAGGTGCGCAAGCTGGAGTTCCTCATGGGCCAGGCGCGGGCCGCCGGAGCAGCGCGAGTGGGCACGTTCGGGGCGCTTCAGTCCAACCACGCCCGTCAGACCGCCGCCGCCGCCAACGCCCTGGGGCTGGGGTGCGACCTGATCCTCAGCGAGATGGTGCCCCGCGTCGACGGCGACTACCAGACCAACGGCAACCAGACGCTTTTTCGCATCCTGGGCACCCCGGTCCACCGGGTGAGCGACGATCAGGACACCGCCGACGCAATCAGCTCGGTCGAGGAGGCAGCGGCGGAGGCGGGCGAGATCGTCAGCTGGATCCCCACCGGCGGGTCCTCACCGGTCGGTGCGCTGGGCTACGTCAACGCCGCAATCGAACTGGTCGAGCAGGCGGTCGAATCCGAGATCGGGTTCCACCGCATCGTCAGCGCCACCTCGACCGCCGGCACCTACGCCGGGCTGCTCGCCGGCATGGACCTGCTGGGGGCCGGAACCGCGGTGACCGGCTTCGACACCTACGAGGGCGCCGCCCGCTCCCGGGCCGCCGCCCGCACGCTGCTCGATGCGCTGGGGCCGATGCTCGACCGCGAGCCGGTGCCCGAGGGCACGGTCGACATCCTCGACGGCTACTGCGGCGACGGCTACGGCATCCCGACCGCCGAGGCCACCGAGGCCATCGAGTTGTTCGCCCGCACCGAAGGCATCCTCCTCGACCCCGTCTACAGCGGCAAGGCTGCCGCCGGGCTGATCGACGTCGTTCGGCGGGGCCTGATCGGCGACGACGAGCGGGTGCTGTTCCTCCACACCGGCGGAGCCCCTGGCCTCTTCGCCTACTCGGGCGAGTTCGCCTAG
- a CDS encoding ArsA family ATPase, with translation MAGSSIRNLASGREILISAGSGGVGKTTTAAAVATMAAATLGLKVLVITVDPARRLANAMGLEQFGNVESRVPDEAFQGAGVRPTGELWAAMLDTKESWDDLVRRHAPDAQTRDAILANPLYANISSRFVQSHDYVAMERLYEIHSSGRYDLIVVDTPPTRNALDFLDAPQRMADFFSSRLLRWLIAPSRSRVLTLASKPFYTVADRILGSQFLQDIAEFFILFQTMYDGFVERSEAVSRLLASDDTSFIVVSTLEVSPAREAKYFLAELNKRNYDVGALVLNKTLPSTLTDQASTVTAHDLVEHGAERAEPLGEALGLEQDRQALLGRMLPELGENFLRFQLVAGREAEERDRLAVGAGTVASVPYFTEDITDIAGLVRLGKRLWDENPA, from the coding sequence ATGGCCGGCTCGAGCATTCGCAACCTGGCGTCGGGTCGGGAGATCCTGATCTCGGCGGGGTCCGGTGGCGTCGGCAAGACGACGACCGCCGCAGCGGTGGCGACGATGGCGGCCGCCACCCTGGGGCTGAAGGTGCTGGTCATCACCGTCGACCCTGCACGCCGTCTGGCCAATGCGATGGGCCTGGAACAGTTCGGCAACGTCGAAAGCCGGGTGCCCGACGAGGCGTTTCAGGGGGCCGGCGTCCGTCCGACCGGCGAGCTGTGGGCGGCGATGCTCGACACCAAGGAGAGCTGGGACGACCTGGTGCGACGGCATGCCCCCGACGCTCAGACCCGCGACGCCATCCTGGCCAACCCCCTGTACGCCAACATCAGCTCGCGGTTCGTGCAGAGCCACGACTATGTGGCGATGGAGCGGCTCTACGAGATCCACTCCTCGGGGCGCTACGACCTGATCGTCGTCGACACCCCACCGACCCGCAACGCGCTCGACTTTCTCGATGCCCCCCAGCGCATGGCCGACTTCTTCTCCAGCCGGCTGCTGCGCTGGTTGATCGCGCCGAGCCGGTCGCGGGTGCTCACCCTTGCCTCCAAGCCGTTCTACACGGTTGCGGACCGCATCCTCGGCAGCCAGTTTCTGCAGGACATCGCCGAGTTCTTCATCCTGTTTCAGACGATGTACGACGGGTTCGTCGAGCGGTCGGAGGCGGTCAGCCGACTGCTCGCCTCCGACGACACCAGCTTCATCGTCGTCTCGACGCTCGAGGTTTCTCCGGCACGGGAGGCCAAGTACTTTCTCGCCGAGCTGAACAAACGCAACTACGACGTCGGGGCGCTGGTGCTCAACAAGACGCTGCCGTCGACCCTGACCGACCAGGCCTCGACCGTGACCGCCCACGACCTGGTCGAGCACGGTGCCGAGCGAGCCGAGCCGCTGGGCGAGGCGCTGGGCCTGGAGCAGGACCGGCAAGCGCTGCTCGGGCGCATGCTGCCGGAGTTGGGGGAGAACTTCCTCCGGTTCCAGCTGGTTGCCGGGCGCGAGGCGGAGGAGCGCGATCGGTTGGCCGTCGGCGCCGGCACGGTCGCCTCTGTGCCCTACTTCACCGAGGACATCACCGACATCGCCGGCCTGGTGCGGCTCGGGAAACGACTGTGGGACGAGAACCCCGCCTAA
- a CDS encoding glycerophosphodiester phosphodiesterase, which translates to MTKPDRSTSVPTLAEPTAARPNPVEAPSPGPQPTGPIMPLILGHRGASGDRVENTLAAFIEAGEQGADGVELDVRLTADQQLVLSHDRELGDGTRIDRTSAAALRKLAPLESLPAALEVAPGVVNVEVKSDEASEQLARRIATIELVLDDLARRPATQRFVLSSFDLDILVLLTQMGVGHPTAYLTMGVPRPDLALDVASSLGCTSYNPWYPEVDESLIAAAADRGLEVWTWTVNDFDHAVNLAHLGVGALITDHPGAMRAHLAAAGFVDRVLDGGDAGAPG; encoded by the coding sequence GTGACCAAACCCGATCGCTCGACCAGTGTCCCCACCCTCGCAGAGCCGACCGCCGCGAGGCCAAACCCTGTGGAGGCGCCGTCGCCGGGGCCCCAGCCGACCGGGCCGATCATGCCGCTGATACTCGGCCATCGCGGCGCATCGGGTGATCGGGTGGAGAACACGCTGGCGGCCTTCATCGAAGCCGGCGAACAGGGCGCCGACGGCGTCGAATTGGACGTCCGCCTCACCGCCGATCAACAGCTGGTGCTGTCGCACGACCGTGAGCTCGGCGACGGCACCCGCATCGACCGCACCAGCGCTGCCGCCCTTCGCAAGCTGGCCCCGCTGGAGTCGCTGCCGGCGGCCCTGGAGGTGGCGCCCGGCGTCGTCAACGTTGAGGTGAAGTCCGACGAAGCGTCCGAGCAGCTCGCCCGGCGCATCGCCACGATCGAGCTGGTGCTCGACGACCTGGCCCGGCGGCCGGCGACCCAGCGCTTCGTGCTGTCGTCATTCGACCTCGACATCCTCGTCCTGTTGACCCAGATGGGCGTCGGCCACCCGACCGCCTACCTCACGATGGGCGTGCCCCGTCCGGATCTGGCCCTCGATGTGGCCTCCTCGCTGGGCTGCACCTCATACAACCCGTGGTACCCCGAGGTCGACGAGTCACTGATCGCAGCCGCTGCCGATCGGGGCCTGGAGGTGTGGACCTGGACGGTGAACGACTTCGACCATGCGGTGAACCTTGCCCACCTGGGCGTCGGCGCGCTGATCACCGACCACCCCGGAGCCATGCGGGCACACCTCGCCGCCGCCGGCTTCGTCGACCGGGTTCTGGACGGCGGGGACGCTGGGGCCCCGGGGTGA
- a CDS encoding DUF3107 domain-containing protein, with translation MDIRIGVTQAPRELDLTVDDNLRDEIHERIDEAVAAGDGVLWLTDTSGREVAVPVAKIAYLEMGRDTGGRSIGFSS, from the coding sequence GTGGACATTCGTATCGGAGTGACCCAGGCCCCACGCGAGCTGGACCTCACCGTCGACGACAACCTGCGCGACGAGATCCACGAGCGGATCGACGAAGCGGTCGCCGCCGGCGACGGCGTGCTGTGGCTGACCGATACCTCGGGCCGAGAGGTCGCCGTGCCGGTGGCCAAGATCGCCTACCTCGAGATGGGCCGCGACACGGGCGGCCGCTCGATCGGGTTCTCGAGCTAA
- a CDS encoding WhiB family transcriptional regulator, with the protein MALTLKPGSFTDTDNWRSTAACRDTDPDLFFPIGTTGPAIEQIDSAKVVCDACDSKVQCLEFALATNQDSGIWGGTSEDERRKLRRQWVAARRRAS; encoded by the coding sequence ATGGCCCTGACGCTCAAGCCCGGCAGCTTCACCGACACCGACAACTGGCGTTCGACCGCTGCGTGTCGCGACACCGACCCCGATCTGTTCTTCCCGATCGGAACCACCGGGCCGGCCATCGAGCAGATCGACAGCGCCAAGGTTGTGTGCGACGCCTGTGACTCCAAGGTGCAGTGCCTTGAGTTCGCGCTGGCCACCAACCAGGACTCGGGCATCTGGGGCGGAACCTCCGAGGACGAGCGCCGCAAGCTTCGCCGCCAGTGGGTCGCCGCCCGCCGGCGCGCCAGCTAG
- a CDS encoding ArsA family ATPase — MPLLDRRLLFVTGKGGVGKTSVASALALLGARQGKRTLVCEVDAKGNLADFYGVGPLEFAPTEVQPNLYAMAMNTEESLREYLKLQLKLPLLARLGPVAKMFDFVATAAPGVKEILTVGKIAYEVRERNYDLVVVDASASGHVVGQLASPVALGELISVGVVQAQTAWMIDLLKDPATTGVVVVATPEEMPVNETLELVGRLGTETEIDLAAVVANRVLPELFGRAEQELFDELATAVRGADQPVAQPKVASGSGATTLAGLDGVVEAAELAVGLRRSRVPHLKRLRAGLPEGVPLLNLPMLFIRTHGTRATHAIAGLLEDELV, encoded by the coding sequence ATCCCACTGCTCGATCGCAGGCTGTTGTTCGTCACCGGCAAGGGCGGGGTAGGCAAAACGTCGGTCGCCTCGGCCCTGGCGCTGCTCGGGGCGCGCCAGGGCAAACGCACCCTCGTGTGCGAGGTTGACGCCAAAGGCAACCTGGCCGACTTCTACGGGGTTGGCCCCCTGGAGTTCGCACCGACCGAGGTGCAGCCCAACCTGTACGCCATGGCGATGAACACCGAGGAGTCGCTGCGGGAGTACCTCAAGTTGCAGCTGAAGCTGCCGTTGCTCGCCCGGCTGGGACCGGTGGCGAAGATGTTCGACTTTGTCGCCACCGCCGCTCCGGGGGTGAAGGAGATCCTCACGGTCGGCAAGATCGCCTACGAGGTGCGCGAGCGCAACTACGACCTGGTCGTCGTCGACGCGTCGGCCTCCGGTCACGTCGTCGGACAGCTGGCCTCGCCGGTCGCCCTCGGCGAGCTGATCAGCGTGGGCGTGGTGCAGGCCCAGACGGCGTGGATGATCGACCTGCTCAAGGACCCCGCTACGACCGGGGTGGTCGTCGTGGCCACCCCCGAGGAGATGCCGGTGAACGAAACCCTGGAGCTGGTCGGGCGGCTCGGCACCGAGACCGAAATCGACCTGGCGGCCGTCGTGGCCAATCGGGTGCTGCCCGAGCTGTTCGGCCGGGCCGAGCAGGAGCTCTTCGACGAGCTGGCCACAGCCGTGCGCGGCGCCGATCAGCCGGTTGCTCAACCCAAGGTGGCATCGGGGTCCGGCGCCACCACGCTGGCGGGGCTCGACGGAGTGGTCGAGGCCGCCGAGCTGGCGGTGGGGTTGCGACGCTCGCGCGTGCCGCACCTCAAGCGCCTACGGGCCGGGCTGCCCGAAGGCGTGCCGTTGCTCAACCTGCCGATGTTGTTCATCCGCACCCACGGCACCCGGGCGACCCACGCCATCGCCGGCCTTCTCGAAGACGAGCTCGTCTGA